One part of the Suncus etruscus isolate mSunEtr1 chromosome 2, mSunEtr1.pri.cur, whole genome shotgun sequence genome encodes these proteins:
- the LOC126001380 gene encoding olfactory receptor 4K5, translated as MDKVNSSVVSEFVLLGLSSNHELQLFYFVFFSVLYVVIVLGNLLIIVTVTSDVKLHSPMYFLLGNLSFVDICQASFATPKMITDFLSEHKTISFTGCIAQIFFIHLFTGGEMVLLVSMAYDRYVAICKPLHYVVIMNRRTCTVMVIISWAVGLIHTLSQLSFTVNLPFCGPNVVDSFFCDLPRVTKLACLDSYIIQILIVVNSGILSLSTFSVLFASYIIILLTVWFKSSAAMAKAFSTLSAHIAVVILFFGPCIFIYVWPFTTYPVDKILAIFYTVFTPILNPMIYTLRNRDMKSAMKKILTRYLKTTKILEMPLVARNSLY; from the coding sequence ATGGATAAAGTCAATTCTTCAGTGGTATCTGAGTTTGTCTTGCTGGGACTCTCCAGCAATCATGAGCTCCAgctattctattttgttttcttctctgtgttGTATGTAGTCATTGTGCTGGGAAACCTTCTTATTATCGTTACAGTGACTTCTGATGTCAAACTGCACTCCCCCATGTACTTCCTTCTAGGAAACCTTTCTTTTGTGGACATCTGTCAAGCTTCCTTTGCCACCCCTAAAATGATCACAGATTTTCTGAGTGAACATAAAACTATCTCCTTCACTGGCTGCATAGCCCAGATTTTCTTTATTCACCTTTTTACTGGAGGAGAGATGGTGCTTCTTGTCTCCATGGCCTATGACAGATATGTAGCTATATGCAAACCCCTACACTATGTCGTTATCATGAATAGAAGGACATGCACTGTGATGGTAATCATCTCCTGGGCTGTGGGTTTGATACACACTTTAAGTCAGTTATCATTCACTGTGAACCTGCCTTTTTGTGGACCTAATGTAGTAGATAGCTTTTTTTGTGATCTTCCTAGAGTGACCAAACTTGCTTGCTTGGACTCCTACATCATTCAAATATTAATTGTTGTCAACAGCGGTATTCTCTCCTTAAGTACTTTCTCTGTCTTGTTTGCCTCTTACATCATTATTCTGCTCACTGTCTGGTTTAAGTCTTCTGCTGCAATGGCTAAAGCGTTTTCGACACTGTCAGCCCACATTGCTGTAGTAATATTATTCTTTGGACCATGCATTTTTATCTATGTGTGGCCCTTTACTACTTACCCTGTGGATAAAATTCTTGCCATATTTTACACTGTGTTTACCCCCATCCTAAACCCCATGATTTATACACTAAGAAATAGAGATATGAAGTCtgccatgaaaaaaattttgaccCGTTATCTGAAGACTACGAAAATTTTGGAAATGCCACTAGTTGCAAGAAATTctctttattaa
- the LOC126001402 gene encoding LOW QUALITY PROTEIN: olfactory receptor 4K1-like (The sequence of the model RefSeq protein was modified relative to this genomic sequence to represent the inferred CDS: deleted 1 base in 1 codon): MAHTNESVVSEFVLLGLSNSWELQIFLFFIFFIVYVASVLGNILIIVIILSDSHLNSPMYFLLSNLSFIDICQSNFATPKMLIDFFVEHKTISFEGCMAQIFLLHSFVGSEMMLLVGMAYDRFIAICKPLHYSTIMTQKLCIIFVIISWSVGILHSVSHLVFTVDLPFCGPNEVDSFFCDLPLVIELACMDTYEMEILTLTNSGLISLSCFLALIVSYTIILVTVRRRSSSGSSKALSTLTAHITVVILFFGPCIYFYIWPFSRLPVDKYLSVFYTVCTPLLNPIIYSLRNEDVKSAMRKLRNRHVSSWKS; the protein is encoded by the exons ATGGCTCATACAAATGAATCAGTGGTATCTGAGTTTGTGCTTCTGGGACTCTCTAATTCATGGGAacttcagatttttttgtttttcattttctttatagtgTATGTGGCATCAGTTCTGGGAAATATTctgattattgttattattttgtctgACTCCCACTTGAACTCTCCTATGTACTTCCTGCTCAGTAATCTTTCTTTCATTGATATCTGCCAATCCAATTTCGCCACACCTAAGATGCTTATAGACTTCTTTGTGGAACACAAAACAATCTCCTTCGAAGGATGCATGGCCCAGATCTTCCTTCTTCATAGTTTTGTTGGAAGTGAGATGATGCTGCTTGTAGGTATGGCATATGACAGA TTTATAGCCATCTGTAAGCCCCTGCACTATAGCACAATTATGACTCAAAAACTCTGTataatttttgtgattatttcCTGGTCTGTGGGTATTCTTCATTCTGTGAGTCACTTGGTTTTTACAGTTGACCTACCTTTCTGTGGTCCCAATGAGGTAGATAGCTTTTTTTGTGACCTCCCTCTGGTGATAGAGTTGGCTTGCATGGATACATATGAAATGGAAATTTTGACCCTAACTAACAGTGGCCTAATATCACTCAGTTGTTTTCTGGCTTTAATTGTTTCATACACCATTATCTTGGTAACTGTCAGGCGCAGATCCTCCAGTGGCTCTTCCAAGGCACTTTCTACACTAACTGCCCACATCACagtggttattcttttttttgggccttGTATTTATTTCTACATATGGCCTTTTAGCAGACTTCCTGTGGACAAGTACCTTTCTGTTTTCTACACTGTTTGTACACCCTTGTTGAACCCTATAATCTACTCTCTGAGGAATGAAGATGTTAAATCTGCCATGCGAAAGTTGAGGAATCGCCATGTGAGTTCCTGGAAAAGTTAA